The region GCCTTCAGTTCATCCTGCATCTGGCGGCGAAGCTTGAGGTCGAGCGCACCCAGCGGCTCGTCGAGCAGCAGCACGTCCGGATCGACGGCAAGCGCGCGGGCAAGGGCCACTCGCTGACGCTGGCCCCCGGAAAGTTCGTGCGGCTTCTTCGCCGCCGATGCCTTGAGGCCGACCAGATCGAGGTAGGAGAGGGCCTTCTCGTCACGCTCTCCCTTCGCCAGCCCGCGCATTCTCAGGCCGAAACCGACATTGTCGCAAAGGCGCATGTGCGGAAACAGCGCATAGTCCTGGAACATGGTCGTGGTCGGGCGCTTGGCGGGCGCAACATGCGTCATGTCGCGCCCGCCTATCGAGATCGTTCCGGAGGTCGGGTCGAGAAATCCTCCGAGGATGGACAATAGCGTGGTCTTGCCGCAGCCGGAGGGGCCGAGCAGCACGATGAACTCGCCCGCGGCAATCTCCAGCGAAACGTTGTCGAGCGCACGGAACTTGCCGAAGATCTTTGTGGCGTTCTTGATGGAGACGTCTGCGGTCATGATGCTTTCCCGGATTTTCTGAAGACGGCGAGCTCGAGCACAAGAAGGAGCGCGACCGAGATGAGGAACACGACGCTGCCAATCGCATTTGTCTTCGGATCGAGACCGGAACGCAGCATGCTCCAGATCTCCACTGGCAGCGTTACATCGAACCGCGACAGCAGGAAGGCCACGATGAACTCGTCCCAGCTGAAGGTCACGGACAGGAAAAAGGCCGCAAGGATCGAAGGCATCAGCATCGGTGCTGTGACAAGCAGCATCACCTTTGCGTCGCTGGCGCCGAGATCGCGTGCCGCCCGCTCGATGTTGACCTGGTGGCCCCCCATCGAGGCGTAGATGATGGCGAAACACAGGGGCAGGTTGATCACCACGTGACCGATGCCGACCGTCAGCAACGACAGCGGCAGGTTCAGTCGGTTGAAAAGCGCGAGAAGTCCAAGCCCGATGATCAACGTACTGACAGTCATGGGGGCTACGATCAGCGCCCTTTGAAGCCCCGATGCGGGAAGCCGGTAGCGTGCGAAGGCATAAGCCGCCAGAAAGCCCAGAAAACAGGCAACGAGGGACGAGAGGATCGCGACGACAAGCGAATGGCCGAGGGCCGACATCAGGCGGCTGTCGGAGAAGATCTCACCGTACCAGCGCAGCGTCAGCCCGTTCAATGGCGGGACCGGCAGTGTTCCATCCTGGAAGGAGAAGAGAACGAGCACCGCAACGGGCAGGAAGATGAAGACATAGATCGCGCCTGCGTAGAGGCAGGCCAGAACGGTTTGCAGGGAGCGCATGATCAGGTCCTCTCCATCTTCAGCCAGCGTGCGCAGGCGAGATAAGCGATGGTGACGACGACCATCAGCACCAGCGAGAGGGCTGCCGCCATCGGGAAGTCCGCGCGCCGGCCGAGTTGCAGCATGATGACCTGCGGCAAGACCAGCTCGTTGTTGCCGCCGAGGATCTGCGGGGTGATGTAGTCGCCGATGCAGAGGACGAAGGTGAGAAACGCCCCGACCATGATGCCGGGCAATGTCA is a window of Sinorhizobium sp. BG8 DNA encoding:
- a CDS encoding ABC transporter permease; translation: MRSLQTVLACLYAGAIYVFIFLPVAVLVLFSFQDGTLPVPPLNGLTLRWYGEIFSDSRLMSALGHSLVVAILSSLVACFLGFLAAYAFARYRLPASGLQRALIVAPMTVSTLIIGLGLLALFNRLNLPLSLLTVGIGHVVINLPLCFAIIYASMGGHQVNIERAARDLGASDAKVMLLVTAPMLMPSILAAFFLSVTFSWDEFIVAFLLSRFDVTLPVEIWSMLRSGLDPKTNAIGSVVFLISVALLLVLELAVFRKSGKAS